A stretch of the Candidatus Palauibacter polyketidifaciens genome encodes the following:
- a CDS encoding DUF6600 domain-containing protein: MRFAKTIWGRRRAWAVGVAWGVSFAALPVSAQEAGTPIDYDAAIAQSGIDGSYGYLSALEGSATLIQGDTRERIQLSVNEPVLVGDRIFVSDESRIEILLADGNPVRIGDRAELVFRALANSADSSDPASILELARGSLQLVVAANPPAAEGPSVITPNATIRPQGAGAFLILVDDGGRSEIVVREGVAEVTTQSELAEVRPGESLFVEGAQGDRLRFAAAPGLQQLEAWGRGLADQAGGEYAAHVDPDLHYAASSLGGHGSWVQVDAGVAWRPRVSTGWAPYRHGRWRNTPSGMFWVSYEPWGWVPYHYGYWDLDPNWGWIWFPGRRFAVAHVYWYWGPSYAGWIPSGYYWRHYRNYYGSSWGFHFGVYGHIGGGFGRYRHWTFLPHGRLGHRRQHFYSVGGSDFGRGRKAVERGVLLTDSRLLGRQAQRRPAQTLASLRRAVSRDGRTAVDANGFIDRGASLPRDVERVVLRSRDGRSARPRDATAGMRNGTSRTAGSPRVRVTTRSPEAGALRLERSGAQGTTRTGVQRATPPADGTGARPAIRRPTARARDVPDAVRRPVVRPTTRTGSGGVQRASPRTGDDGVRRIVRPRTARESPAVRRTGGSTTRPTARSNSARPTVRSTPARPAARPTTTRPVTRQPAPRSSRPAARPSGPSRSSGTISRSSGGSRSGGTVRRSSGSSRSGGTVRRSSGSSRSGGAVRRSGGSSRSGGAVRRSGG, translated from the coding sequence ATGCGGTTCGCAAAGACAATATGGGGTCGGCGGCGGGCGTGGGCGGTCGGGGTGGCGTGGGGCGTCTCGTTCGCCGCGCTCCCGGTCTCCGCCCAGGAAGCGGGAACCCCGATCGACTACGACGCCGCGATCGCGCAGAGCGGAATCGACGGCAGCTACGGGTACCTTAGCGCGCTGGAAGGGTCCGCGACGCTCATTCAGGGAGACACCCGGGAGCGCATCCAGCTCTCGGTGAACGAGCCCGTCCTTGTCGGCGACCGGATCTTCGTGTCCGACGAATCGCGCATCGAGATTCTGCTCGCCGACGGAAACCCCGTTCGGATCGGGGACCGGGCGGAGCTTGTCTTCCGCGCGCTCGCCAACTCGGCGGATTCGAGCGACCCCGCCTCCATCCTCGAACTCGCGCGCGGATCGCTGCAACTCGTGGTGGCCGCGAATCCGCCGGCGGCCGAAGGGCCCTCCGTCATCACGCCGAACGCGACGATCCGGCCGCAGGGAGCGGGTGCCTTCCTGATCCTTGTCGACGACGGGGGCCGCAGCGAGATCGTCGTGCGCGAGGGGGTGGCCGAGGTCACCACGCAGTCCGAACTCGCGGAGGTTCGCCCGGGAGAGAGCCTGTTCGTAGAGGGAGCGCAGGGCGACCGGCTCCGCTTTGCGGCGGCCCCGGGTCTCCAGCAACTGGAAGCGTGGGGGCGGGGGCTCGCCGACCAGGCGGGCGGCGAGTACGCCGCTCACGTGGACCCGGACCTCCACTACGCCGCGTCTTCGCTCGGGGGGCACGGGTCGTGGGTGCAGGTGGACGCGGGGGTCGCGTGGCGTCCGCGGGTGTCCACGGGCTGGGCCCCGTACCGACACGGGCGCTGGCGAAACACGCCCAGCGGAATGTTCTGGGTCTCCTACGAGCCGTGGGGCTGGGTTCCCTACCACTACGGGTACTGGGACCTCGATCCGAACTGGGGCTGGATCTGGTTCCCCGGCCGCCGTTTCGCCGTGGCGCACGTCTACTGGTACTGGGGCCCGAGCTACGCGGGCTGGATTCCGTCGGGATACTACTGGCGCCACTACCGGAATTATTACGGGAGCAGTTGGGGCTTCCACTTCGGCGTCTACGGACACATCGGGGGCGGCTTCGGGCGGTATCGGCACTGGACGTTCCTGCCGCACGGGCGCCTCGGACACCGGCGACAGCACTTCTACTCGGTGGGCGGTTCGGACTTCGGCCGCGGGCGAAAGGCGGTCGAGCGAGGCGTCCTGCTGACGGATTCCCGTCTGCTCGGGCGGCAGGCGCAGCGGCGACCCGCGCAGACGCTGGCGAGTCTCAGGCGCGCGGTCTCGCGTGACGGGAGGACGGCGGTCGATGCGAACGGCTTCATCGATCGCGGCGCGAGCCTGCCGCGGGATGTCGAACGCGTCGTGCTACGGAGCCGCGATGGCCGGTCGGCCCGCCCGCGCGACGCGACCGCCGGAATGCGGAACGGCACCTCGCGGACGGCCGGTTCGCCGCGTGTTCGCGTGACCACGCGGTCGCCCGAGGCCGGCGCGTTGCGGCTGGAGCGGTCCGGCGCGCAGGGGACGACGCGGACCGGCGTGCAGCGGGCGACGCCGCCCGCGGACGGGACCGGAGCCCGCCCGGCGATCCGGCGGCCCACGGCGCGGGCGCGGGATGTGCCCGACGCCGTGAGACGACCGGTCGTGCGGCCCACGACGCGCACGGGTTCCGGCGGCGTACAGCGCGCGTCCCCGCGGACGGGCGACGACGGCGTTCGTCGGATCGTTCGCCCGCGGACGGCGCGGGAGTCGCCGGCCGTTCGGCGGACGGGAGGCTCGACGACGCGGCCGACGGCACGGTCGAATTCGGCGAGGCCGACCGTGCGGTCCACGCCGGCGCGACCAGCGGCGCGGCCCACGACGACGAGACCCGTGACCCGGCAACCCGCCCCGCGGTCATCGCGGCCGGCGGCGCGGCCTTCCGGCCCGTCGAGGTCGAGCGGCACCATCAGTCGTTCCAGCGGCGGGTCCCGATCCGGGGGCACGGTCCGCCGCTCCAGCGGCAGCTCCCGATCCGGGGGCACGGTCCGCCGCTCCAGCGGTAGCTCCCGATCCGGGGGCGCGGTCCGCCGCTCGGGTGGCAGCTCCCGATCCGGAGGTGCCGTTCGCCGATCGGGCGGCTAG
- a CDS encoding proline racemase family protein — translation MTWTAPGHWLRIETIDAHTEGEPLRVIVAGFPELEGDTVLARRRVARADHDELRRALMWEPRGHADMYGCLVMPPVRAGSDFSVLFMHNEGYSTMCGHGIIGVAKIAVEAGWIDGSARERPVVIDTPAGLVGATAIVDGERVSEVRFVNVPSFAPALGQAVEVEGLGTVPYDLAFGGAFYAYVDADALGLALTPAAAADLIDAGRRITRAVSSSAANHISHPDDPDLGFLYGTVFTGAAADTAHHSRHVCIFADGELDRSPTGTAVSGRLAILHARGEGSGAAEIIVESIIGGRFSGRVVETTSVGGHEAVVPEVGGRAWVTGRHEFLVDPEDPWRDGFLVR, via the coding sequence ATGACCTGGACCGCGCCCGGACACTGGCTTCGCATCGAGACGATCGACGCTCACACCGAGGGAGAGCCGCTCCGCGTCATCGTGGCGGGCTTCCCGGAGTTGGAGGGAGACACGGTCCTCGCACGGCGTCGCGTCGCGCGAGCGGACCACGACGAACTCCGCCGCGCGCTGATGTGGGAGCCGCGAGGGCACGCGGACATGTACGGCTGCCTCGTGATGCCGCCCGTCCGGGCCGGATCCGACTTCTCCGTCCTGTTCATGCACAACGAGGGCTATTCGACCATGTGCGGCCACGGGATCATCGGCGTGGCGAAGATCGCCGTCGAAGCCGGCTGGATCGACGGGTCGGCGCGGGAGCGGCCCGTGGTGATCGACACGCCCGCCGGGCTCGTGGGCGCCACCGCGATCGTGGACGGCGAGCGGGTCAGCGAGGTCCGGTTCGTCAACGTGCCTTCCTTCGCGCCCGCTCTGGGCCAGGCCGTGGAGGTCGAGGGGCTGGGTACCGTGCCGTACGACCTCGCCTTCGGCGGGGCCTTCTACGCGTACGTCGATGCGGACGCGCTCGGGCTCGCCCTCACACCCGCCGCCGCCGCCGACCTCATCGACGCGGGGCGCCGGATCACGCGCGCAGTGTCTTCGTCCGCCGCGAATCACATCTCGCATCCGGACGACCCGGATCTCGGGTTTCTCTACGGCACCGTGTTCACGGGGGCGGCGGCGGACACCGCACACCACTCGCGGCATGTCTGCATCTTCGCGGACGGGGAACTCGACCGAAGTCCGACGGGGACGGCAGTGAGCGGCCGCCTCGCCATCCTTCACGCGCGTGGGGAGGGGTCCGGGGCTGCGGAGATTATCGTCGAGAGCATCATCGGCGGCCGGTTCAGCGGCCGCGTCGTGGAGACGACGTCGGTCGGCGGGCACGAGGCCGTCGTGCCGGAGGTCGGCGGCCGGGCCTGGGTGACGGGCCGTCACGAGTTCCTCGTCGATCCGGAGGACCCGTGGCGGGACGGCTTCCTCGTACGCTGA
- a CDS encoding aquaporin, with protein sequence MKPRALAAELVGTFALAVSAVISVNNPGFPIPAPAMAGLTLGVLVHLLGPVSGCLLNPAVTIAIWSIGRLEAKDAGSFIAAQLAGAGLALALGSVLFADPVPLLVDASASTGVAEMLGAALLAFTIGAVFMGRIPDRLTGAVIGAALVVGISWAAHGSNGVLNPAVALGIGSFSFPYVWGPVVGALIGAHLSRYVRDPGDAP encoded by the coding sequence ATGAAACCAAGGGCTCTCGCCGCCGAACTCGTGGGCACGTTTGCGCTCGCGGTGTCCGCCGTGATCTCCGTCAACAACCCCGGTTTTCCCATCCCGGCGCCGGCGATGGCGGGACTCACGCTGGGCGTCCTCGTTCACCTGCTCGGGCCTGTCTCGGGCTGCCTGCTCAACCCGGCGGTGACGATCGCCATCTGGTCGATCGGCAGACTCGAGGCGAAGGATGCCGGCTCGTTCATCGCGGCGCAGCTTGCGGGGGCCGGACTGGCCCTCGCCCTCGGAAGCGTCCTGTTCGCAGATCCGGTCCCGCTCCTTGTAGACGCGTCCGCCAGCACCGGCGTCGCCGAGATGCTGGGAGCTGCATTGCTCGCCTTCACGATCGGGGCCGTCTTCATGGGCCGCATCCCCGACCGGCTGACCGGCGCCGTCATCGGCGCGGCACTCGTCGTGGGAATCTCCTGGGCCGCGCACGGATCGAACGGAGTACTCAATCCCGCGGTGGCCTTGGGGATCGGTTCCTTCTCGTTCCCCTACGTCTGGGGACCGGTCGTCGGCGCCCTGATCGGCGCGCACCTGTCCCGATACGTCCGCGATCCCGGCGACGCCCCGTAG
- a CDS encoding VOC family protein gives MLPSRDVAAAIGFYVGRLGFELAFADSTRDPGYAGLRRDGIELHLQWHDAEDWSRVERPMLRFVVPDVEALFEEYRDQGVFHERTALRRTPWGTREFAFYDLDMNGLTFYRALAEGEAPDSPEGEDRSE, from the coding sequence GTGCTCCCGTCGCGGGACGTCGCCGCGGCGATCGGCTTCTACGTCGGGCGGCTGGGTTTCGAACTCGCCTTCGCCGATTCCACCCGCGATCCGGGATACGCCGGACTGAGGCGCGACGGGATCGAGTTACACCTGCAGTGGCACGATGCGGAGGATTGGTCCCGCGTCGAGCGCCCCATGCTGCGCTTCGTCGTGCCCGACGTCGAGGCATTGTTCGAGGAATACCGGGATCAGGGCGTCTTCCACGAGCGGACGGCGCTGCGCCGGACCCCCTGGGGCACCCGCGAGTTCGCCTTCTACGACCTCGACATGAACGGCCTCACCTTCTACCGCGCCCTCGCGGAGGGCGAGGCGCCGGACTCGCCGGAGGGCGAGGACCGCTCCGAATGA